One window from the genome of Prosthecobacter vanneervenii encodes:
- a CDS encoding sulfatase has protein sequence MMSRIASLGAMLLLSTLNAPAAACKNVLFIMADDLRPELGCYGAAAITPNLDALARRGVLFQRAYCQQAVCNPSRSSMLTGLRPGTLGLYVNGTHFRELKPDVETLPGWMKAHGYTTRCVGKIFHNWHTKEHGDPRAWSAPEFLHYANHGDDTPQVSGPLPPNLATTTGTMHLYGKEPICECRDVPDEAYYDGRVAAEAVRVLGEVKDRPFFLAVGFWKPHAPFNAPKKYWDLYQRDRLPALNPARPLAAPEIAFHQSTEVLGPPEKQPVPTREQVAEMRHGYYAGISYMDAQLGKVTAALAKHGLLDSTLIVFWGDHGYHIGEHGLWGKTTNFELDARVPLILVPPKARHAGVQTLALVEMVDLFPTITALCDIPPAPGLDGISLVPLLDNPGSTLKEAAYTQHPRPAYADRTKRGRPEVMGFSVRTNSLRYTEWRDYDSGRVTATELYDHSRQEAELDNSIATPAAPAALEHARNLLHRQFPPASQ, from the coding sequence ATGATGTCCCGAATCGCCTCCCTCGGAGCAATGCTCCTTCTATCCACCCTGAATGCACCGGCTGCTGCATGTAAAAACGTCCTTTTTATCATGGCTGATGACCTGCGTCCGGAACTTGGTTGTTACGGGGCTGCGGCCATCACCCCGAATCTGGATGCGCTGGCGCGTCGGGGGGTGCTGTTTCAGCGTGCCTACTGCCAGCAGGCGGTGTGTAATCCCTCACGCTCCTCCATGCTCACCGGATTGCGCCCTGGCACGTTGGGGCTCTATGTGAACGGGACACACTTCCGCGAACTGAAGCCAGATGTGGAGACGCTGCCGGGCTGGATGAAGGCGCACGGCTATACCACACGCTGCGTGGGCAAGATTTTCCACAACTGGCATACCAAGGAACATGGCGACCCGCGCGCTTGGAGCGCCCCGGAATTTCTGCACTATGCCAATCATGGAGACGATACCCCTCAGGTGAGCGGCCCTTTGCCGCCCAATTTGGCCACGACCACCGGCACCATGCACCTCTATGGCAAGGAGCCTATCTGTGAATGCCGGGATGTGCCTGACGAAGCCTACTACGACGGTCGCGTGGCAGCTGAGGCTGTGCGGGTCCTGGGAGAAGTGAAAGACAGGCCCTTTTTTCTAGCAGTAGGCTTCTGGAAACCGCATGCTCCTTTCAATGCTCCCAAGAAATACTGGGATCTTTATCAGCGGGACCGGCTGCCCGCTCTGAATCCGGCTCGACCTTTGGCGGCACCGGAAATCGCCTTCCACCAGAGCACGGAAGTTCTGGGACCGCCGGAAAAGCAACCGGTGCCTACCCGGGAGCAGGTGGCTGAGATGCGCCACGGCTACTATGCCGGCATCAGCTACATGGACGCCCAGCTGGGCAAGGTGACAGCCGCGCTGGCAAAACACGGTTTATTGGATTCCACCCTCATCGTTTTTTGGGGGGATCATGGTTACCACATCGGCGAGCATGGCCTCTGGGGCAAGACCACCAACTTTGAGCTGGATGCCCGTGTGCCGCTGATCCTGGTGCCGCCGAAGGCCCGGCATGCTGGGGTGCAGACTTTAGCTCTGGTGGAGATGGTGGATCTCTTTCCCACCATCACCGCTCTGTGTGATATACCACCGGCCCCAGGGCTGGATGGGATCAGTCTGGTGCCACTTTTGGACAATCCTGGCAGCACGCTCAAAGAGGCTGCCTACACTCAGCATCCGCGCCCGGCCTATGCCGACCGCACCAAGCGTGGACGCCCGGAGGTGATGGGCTTTAGCGTGCGCACTAACTCTCTTCGTTACACAGAGTGGCGGGACTATGACTCTGGGAGGGTGACGGCCACGGAGCTCTATGACCACAGCCGACAGGAGGCTGAGCTGGATAATTCGATCGCAACTCCGGCTGCCCCTGCAGCCTTGGAGCACGCCCGGAATTTACTGCATAGGCAGTTTCCGCCCGCGTCGCAGTAG
- the ispF gene encoding 2-C-methyl-D-erythritol 2,4-cyclodiphosphate synthase: MVRTGIGYDVHPFAEGRPLVLGGVTIPHTHGLKGHSDADVLCHAIADAVLGALGEPDIGHWFPPSDPSIEGICSLRILEKCAQIAAEKGMRIENIDASLIAEAPRVKPHAAAMKQHISAALGIQPDQVGVKATTNERLGFVGRGEGIAAMAVACLSKI; encoded by the coding sequence ATGGTTCGCACAGGCATCGGATACGACGTACACCCTTTCGCTGAAGGCCGCCCGCTGGTGCTGGGAGGGGTCACCATCCCGCACACGCACGGTCTCAAAGGCCACTCAGACGCAGATGTGCTCTGCCACGCCATCGCAGACGCCGTGCTCGGCGCGCTCGGAGAGCCGGACATCGGCCACTGGTTCCCACCCAGCGATCCCAGCATCGAGGGTATCTGCAGCCTGCGGATTCTCGAAAAGTGCGCCCAGATCGCTGCCGAGAAAGGCATGCGCATCGAGAACATCGACGCCTCCCTCATCGCTGAAGCTCCCAGGGTCAAACCCCACGCTGCCGCCATGAAGCAGCACATCTCCGCCGCGCTCGGCATCCAGCCGGACCAGGTGGGCGTGAAGGCTACCACGAATGAGCGCCTTGGCTTTGTCGGCCGCGGGGAGGGCATCGCCGCCATGGCCGTGGCCTGCCTTAGCAAAATCTGA
- the gatC gene encoding Asp-tRNA(Asn)/Glu-tRNA(Gln) amidotransferase subunit GatC, with translation MPEVHKIDINHVAKLARLKLTEEEAKHYAEQLDGILSYIDTLTRYNLDGVEPTAHAIPVYDVLRSDEPRPGFTQEQALANAPKRTADQIQIPAVIE, from the coding sequence ATGCCCGAAGTCCATAAGATCGACATCAATCATGTGGCCAAACTGGCCCGTCTCAAGCTGACTGAAGAAGAAGCCAAGCACTATGCAGAACAGCTCGACGGTATTCTGAGCTACATCGATACCCTCACTCGTTACAATTTGGACGGAGTGGAGCCGACTGCCCATGCGATTCCCGTTTATGATGTGCTGCGCTCAGACGAGCCCCGCCCAGGTTTCACCCAAGAGCAGGCTCTTGCCAACGCTCCCAAACGCACTGCCGACCAGATTCAGATTCCGGCTGTGATCGAGTAG
- a CDS encoding exosortase system-associated protein, TIGR04073 family — MKNRFLLIALSLFTVSSIAYGDIQSPPGHHYTWSRKLSRGVGNILFGWFEYPSVWRHTNQSEGNVAATSDMIVEGTKRTFVRAGYGIYEIATFMVPSWKKTYRPPYHHKENVEGWWGYTEFAPQIGFRSEIPYSSFQSW, encoded by the coding sequence ATGAAAAATCGTTTTCTACTCATCGCACTCAGCCTTTTCACCGTCTCTAGCATTGCCTATGGTGACATCCAGTCTCCTCCCGGCCACCACTATACTTGGAGCCGCAAGCTGAGCCGTGGAGTTGGCAATATCCTCTTCGGATGGTTTGAGTATCCTTCCGTTTGGAGGCATACCAATCAATCTGAAGGCAATGTAGCTGCTACTTCAGACATGATCGTTGAAGGCACCAAGCGCACCTTCGTGCGTGCTGGCTATGGAATCTACGAGATCGCAACCTTCATGGTTCCTAGCTGGAAAAAGACCTACCGTCCGCCGTATCATCACAAAGAAAACGTGGAAGGCTGGTGGGGCTACACGGAGTTCGCTCCGCAGATCGGTTTCCGCTCTGAGATTCCCTATTCCAGTTTCCAGAGCTGGTAA
- a CDS encoding histidinol-phosphatase: MSKSKPTKKKAAQGKARPAAPKSKKAVVAQKKAKPAPAKKVVTKSKPAKKPAPAAKKPLKKPVPAKASVKKPAAKPAPAKKTKPAPKPSKAVKAAAAKKPAAKPAPPAKKPVVPAKKAAPAPVKAPPSAPVKAVAPVKAAPAPAKAAPPPAAVKAPAPAKVAAPAKPAVAPVVSAAPAPVVMTAPAQAVEAPARKVISLPLPPPGPTKSGALFYDSHMHTPLCKHAWGEPEEYAEQALKAGLKGIIFTCHCPMPNGFWPTVRMSESEFDTYLGLVQRAADTFKGRLDVRLGIESEYFPGYEDYISKLHQRADFHYVLGAVHWQAKEYLNKFETGTIENFRRIYFDHLAKSAETGLYDCLAHPDLVKNYHPDSWCFAIVKNTVATALDRIAATGVAMELNTSGLNKSYSEMNPGVEMLRMISERGIPVVLGSDSHRANRVGEHFVTALNNLTEAGFEKVSYFLNRQRIDLKISDVLASLKKAADHNA; encoded by the coding sequence GTGAGCAAATCCAAACCAACCAAGAAAAAGGCGGCCCAAGGTAAGGCCAGGCCTGCTGCGCCCAAATCGAAAAAGGCTGTGGTCGCCCAAAAGAAGGCCAAGCCTGCTCCGGCTAAGAAAGTGGTGACCAAATCGAAGCCCGCCAAAAAGCCCGCTCCTGCCGCCAAAAAGCCGTTGAAAAAGCCGGTTCCAGCCAAGGCGTCAGTGAAAAAGCCTGCCGCCAAGCCTGCTCCAGCCAAGAAAACCAAACCGGCTCCGAAACCATCCAAAGCAGTCAAGGCTGCAGCCGCCAAAAAACCTGCTGCCAAACCTGCTCCGCCAGCCAAGAAGCCCGTCGTTCCTGCCAAGAAAGCAGCGCCCGCTCCAGTCAAGGCACCTCCTTCAGCACCCGTCAAGGCAGTTGCCCCCGTGAAAGCAGCGCCCGCGCCTGCAAAGGCAGCGCCTCCTCCAGCCGCTGTCAAAGCTCCAGCCCCCGCCAAAGTTGCTGCACCAGCCAAGCCTGCAGTTGCTCCAGTGGTATCTGCCGCACCAGCCCCTGTGGTCATGACCGCCCCTGCCCAAGCTGTGGAAGCACCAGCAAGGAAGGTGATCTCCCTGCCACTGCCACCTCCAGGTCCCACCAAGTCCGGCGCGCTGTTCTACGACTCCCACATGCACACCCCGCTGTGCAAGCATGCTTGGGGAGAGCCCGAAGAATACGCCGAACAGGCCCTCAAAGCTGGCCTCAAGGGCATCATCTTTACCTGCCACTGCCCCATGCCCAACGGCTTCTGGCCCACGGTGCGGATGTCAGAGAGCGAGTTTGACACCTACCTGGGTCTCGTTCAGCGCGCCGCAGACACCTTCAAAGGCAGGCTGGACGTCCGCCTCGGCATCGAGAGCGAATACTTCCCGGGCTACGAAGACTACATCTCCAAACTGCACCAGCGCGCCGACTTCCACTACGTGCTAGGCGCCGTGCACTGGCAGGCCAAGGAGTACCTCAATAAATTCGAGACCGGCACCATCGAAAACTTCCGCCGCATCTACTTCGACCACCTGGCCAAATCAGCAGAGACCGGTCTGTATGACTGCCTGGCCCACCCGGATCTGGTCAAAAACTACCATCCGGACTCCTGGTGCTTCGCCATCGTGAAAAACACCGTGGCCACCGCACTGGACCGCATCGCAGCCACCGGCGTGGCTATGGAACTCAACACCTCCGGCCTCAACAAGAGCTACTCGGAGATGAACCCCGGCGTCGAAATGCTACGCATGATCTCCGAGCGCGGCATCCCCGTGGTCCTCGGCTCCGACTCCCACCGCGCCAACCGTGTAGGCGAGCACTTTGTCACCGCCCTGAACAACCTCACCGAGGCAGGCTTTGAGAAGGTCAGCTACTTCCTCAACCGCCAGCGCATTGACCTCAAAATCTCCGACGTGCTTGCCAGCCTGAAGAAGGCTGCGGACCATAACGCCTAA